Proteins encoded together in one Planctomycetota bacterium window:
- a CDS encoding response regulator produces MEKILVVDDDVAIRDLLYRLLNRYGYAVDTSVSGEDALLKLRNDRPDLIILDHRMPGLSGLDLLREIRRFDPAVDIIMLTGFGTEELERDARVFGVTRFLQKGLSIESFMNTIEDLKLKKKPASAKPKNQTAKIMIVDDDPEICSFLGKFLMQRGYTVDTASCGEEALDKIKADRPDLVLLDVNMPGMDGLLALKKIKALDRRINVMIITGDRESGTIDQALNLGAFEYIMKPFNLEYLDLVVLTKIFMADGGC; encoded by the coding sequence ATGGAAAAAATCCTAGTCGTGGATGATGATGTGGCGATAAGGGATTTATTATACAGGCTTCTTAACCGCTATGGTTATGCGGTGGATACCAGTGTTTCGGGAGAGGATGCGCTTCTTAAGCTGCGCAATGATCGGCCGGATTTGATAATCCTGGACCATCGTATGCCCGGGCTAAGCGGCTTGGATTTATTGCGGGAAATCAGGCGGTTTGATCCAGCAGTTGATATAATCATGTTGACCGGTTTTGGCACGGAAGAACTGGAAAGGGATGCCAGAGTTTTTGGGGTGACCCGTTTCCTGCAAAAGGGTTTGAGCATAGAATCATTCATGAATACCATCGAAGATTTGAAGCTTAAAAAGAAACCAGCTTCTGCCAAGCCCAAGAACCAAACGGCTAAAATTATGATAGTTGACGATGATCCGGAAATATGCAGTTTCTTGGGTAAATTCTTAATGCAGCGCGGTTATACCGTGGATACGGCATCCTGTGGGGAAGAAGCGCTTGATAAAATCAAAGCGGACAGGCCGGACCTCGTTTTACTGGATGTAAACATGCCCGGCATGGACGGCTTGCTGGCCTTAAAAAAAATCAAGGCATTGGATAGAAGAATCAACGTCATGATAATTACAGGCGACCGTGAATCCGGTACGATAGACCAGGCTTTAAATCTGGGTGCATTCGAATATATCATGAAGCCGTTTAATCTGGAATACCTGGACCTGGTCGTTTTGACCAAAATCTTCATGGCTGATGGCGGATGTTAA